A stretch of Brassica napus cultivar Da-Ae chromosome C6, Da-Ae, whole genome shotgun sequence DNA encodes these proteins:
- the LOC106396007 gene encoding zinc finger protein GIS-like, with the protein MDELDGKRETQDFMNVESFSQLPFFRRPPSKSKPIRLFGKYFTGGDYFGEDHSETNNKEDKEKDEENQTEENGKDNSINNNRRFECRYCFRNFPTSQALGGHQNAHKRERQLAKRSASSYFHHPDANLYGYNHYPSWSSGSLPAARFYGAGHTFGTSSSYVTRPINGSPFGLWRVPPSSEAAFTSHHDSYNNSTSLFLAGSQPHPPLHVGGSSAQNRMSSYGHGLSPSVKDNVSLDLHL; encoded by the coding sequence ATGGACGAACTAGATGGAAAAAGAGAAACACAAGATTTCATGAACGTTGAATCTTTCTCTCAACTTCCATTCTTCCGTCGTCCTCCCTCCAAATCTAAACCCATTCGTCTATTCGGCAAATATTTCACCGGCGGAGATTACTTCGGTGAAGACCACTCCGAGACCAACAACAAAGAAgataaagaaaaagatgaagaaaacCAAACCGAAGAAAACGGTAAGGACAATAGCATAAACAACAACAGAAGATTCGAGTGTCGCTATTGTTTTAGAAACTTCCCTACTTCACAAGCCCTAGGTGGTCACCAAAACGCTCACAAACGAGAACGTCAGCTCGCCAAACGCAGTGCTTCCTCTTACTTTCATCATCCCGACGCTAATCTCTACGGTTACAATCACTACCCATCCTGGAGCAGCGGGTCATTACCTGCCGCTAGGTTCTATGGTGCTGGACACACTTTCGGCACGTCATCCTCCTATGTCACACGACCGATCAATGGGAGTCCATTTGGACTGTGGCGTGTACCGCCCTCGTCAGAGGCAGCGTTTACTAGTCATCATGACTCTTATAATAACTCGACTTCATTGTTTTTGGCCGGTTCTCAACCGCATCCACCGTTACATGTGGGTGGCTCTTCCGCTCAGAACCGCATGTCCTCATACGGGCACGGTTTGAGCCCCAGTGTAAAAGATAATGTGAGTCTCGATCTTCATCTTTAA
- the LOC106432094 gene encoding uncharacterized protein LOC106432094, giving the protein MKCVSSVAYSYLINGAAQGRVVPTRGIRQGDPLSPYLFILCTEVLSGLCKKAQSQGEVVGIKVSRNSPAINHLLFADDTMFFHRTDSRSCTALLSILKKYEGASGQCINLEKSSITFGAKTLGEDKRRIRELFHIENEGGIGKYLGLPEHFGRKKRNIFAALVDRMRQKAQSWTSRFLSGAGKMVLLKAVLAAMPTYSMSCFKLPLSLVKQLQSVLTRFLWDLSPEIKKMCWVSCSNLPKPKNAGGLGFREIAQFNDATLAKISWRILKDPNSLLARIVIGKYCMRTPFLEEVSIWTEPWLSTSEPISPIGPPTNENQFWSVSKLIDPTSKDWNVAAIQETLPQYEEDIRKLIPSSFQLEDERVWLPNANGIYSTRSGYAIAKLFNGNVKDKEFDWKKCVWQVETSPKIKHFLWKSNCKALPVGSLLEACGLSVSPVCRRCGAQETGLHILLQCPFAVKEAPPLYLWVLWGLWTNRNKLLFEDKSFSEECSVLKAIQDARAWKAAQTYVEKPSLPHYVVPYGSLPTANSYTWSSFSDAAWDSSTGNCGMGWQLRDSLDVCAETSSSHRRFVPSALMAEALAVKAALTAAISSHVSSLRVYSDSKSLILLLKSQGQDVSLKGVLHDIKILARSFESISFCFIPRLANSVADSIAKTALYSLHFSVLVTE; this is encoded by the exons ATGAAATGTGTCTCCTCAGTAGCTTACTCGTACCTCATAAATGGCGCAGCTCAGGGTCGAGTAGTACCTACCCGTGGGATCCGTCAGGGCGACCCCTTGTCCCCGTACCTCTTCATCCTTTGTACGGAAGTTCTATCGGGGCTTTGCAAGAAAGCGCAGTCACAAGGGGAGGTGGTCGGTATAAAAGTCTCCCGTAATAGCCCAGCGATCAACCACTTGCTTTTTGCGGACGATACTATGTTCTTCCATAGGACAGACTCTAGGAGCTGCACTGCCCTTCTTTCGATCCTCAAGAAATATGAAGGCGCCTCGGGACAATGCATCAACCTTGAAAAATCATCTATAACCTTTGGAGCAAAAACCCTGGGAGAAGACAAACGACGCATCCGCGAGCTGTTCCATATAGAGAATGAGGGAGGCATAGGCAAATACCTAGGGCTGCCGGAACACTTCGGGAGAAAGAAACGCAATATCTTCGCAGCCCTAGTTGATCGTATGCGACAGAAGGCACAAAGCTGGACTAGTAGGTTCCTTTCAGGGGCGGGCAAAATGGTACTATTGAAGGCGGTCCTGGCTGCAATGCCTACCTACTCCATGTCTTGTTTCAAGTTGCCCTTATCGCTCGTCAAGCAGCTCCAATCCGTCCTTACGAGATTTTTGTGGGATCTCTCCCCTGAGATCAAAAAGATGTGTTGGGTTTCTTGTAGTAACctcccaaaaccaaaaaacgcGGGGGGTCTTGGGTTTAGAGAGATAGCACAATTCAATGATGCGACGCTTGCAAAAATATCTTGGAGGATCCTTAAGGACCCCAACTCTCTTCTCGCAAGGATTGTGATCGGGAAGTACTGCATGAGGACCCCTTTCCTTGAA GAAGTAAGCATATGGACTGAACCATGGTTATCTACATCTGAGCCTATATCCCCAATCGGGCCTCCAACTAACGAGAATCAGTTCTGGAGTGTGTCAAAGCTAATAGACCCTACCTCGAAAGACTGGAATGTTGCTGCTATACAAGAGACCCTACCTCAGTATGAGGAGGATATCCGCAAGCTAATTCCTAGCTCTTTTCAGTTGGAGGACGAGAGAGTCTGGCTACCAAACGCCAATGGAATCTACTCGACAAGATCAGGCTATGCGATTGCAAAACTCTTCAATGGCAATGTGAAGGACAAGGAGTTTGATTGGAAAAAGTGTGTATGGCAGGTTGAGACCTCCCCGAAGATTAAACACTTCCTTTGGAAATCAAATTGCAAGGCTCTGCCGGTTGGATCTTTGCTGGAAGCTTGTGGCCTCTCGGTATCTCCGGTCTGTCGACGTTGTGGGGCTCAGGAAACTGGGTTACATATCTTACTCCAATGCCCTTTCGCTGTGAAG GAAGCACCCCCACTGTATCTGTGGGTTCTTTGGGGTCTTTGGACTAATCGGAACAAACTCTTATTTGAGGATAAGAGTTTCTCGGAAGAATGCTCAGTGTTGAAAGCGATCCAAGATGCTAGAGCTTGGAAGGCTGCTCAGACTTATGTCGAAAAGCCTTCTCTACCACATTATGTGGTCCCATACGGTTCTCTCCCAACTGCTAACTCTTATACATGGTCTTCTTTCTCAGATGCAGCTTGGGACTCTTCAACAGGTAACTGTGGTATGGGCTGGCAACTCCGAGATTCCTTGGATGTATGCGCAGAAACATCTTCCTCTCACCGGCGTTTTGTGCCCTCGGCTCTTATGGCTGAGGCTCTGGCGGTTAAAGCTGCATTAACGGCAGCTATCTCATCACATGTCAGTAGTCTTCGTGTCTACTCGGACTCAAAGTCTCTCATCCTGCTCTTGAAGTCTCAGGGACAAGATGTTAGCTTGAAAGGCGTTCTCCATGATATAAAAATCTTGGCTCGCTCTTTTGAATCTATCTCCTTTTGTTTTATTCCGCGTTTAGCGAACTCTGTTGCTGACTCTATTGCTAAGACTGCTCTGTATTCTCTACACTTCTCTGTTCTCGTAACAGAGTAA